One Skermanella pratensis genomic window, TACATCGGCAAGCACAGGCTGGAGCTCGCGCTCGCGGAGCGCGCCAAGCTCCCGCTGGAGCGCCGCTGGCAGCCCTATGAGCTGAACCCGGACATGGCGCCGGCCGGGATCGACCGCGTTGCCTATCTCGCCGCGAAGTTCGGCGGCATCGAGCGGGCGCGGCAGGTCTATGGCGTGATCGAGGAGACCGCGGCGAAGGACGGCATCCCGATCCGGCTCGACCGCATCCGGCGCACGCCCAATACGCTGGCGGCACACCGGCTGGTCCGGCTGGCCGGCCGCTCCGGCCTCGCCGACGTCATGACCGACCTCCTGTTCCAAGCCTACTTCATCGAGAGCCTGGACATAGGCGACCGTGACGTCCTGCTCGCCAAGGCGGCGCAGGCCGGTCTCGACCCGGACCTCACACGCGACTACCTGGGGAGCAACCTAGACGTGGCGGCGATCCGGGCAACTGAGTCTGTCGCCCGGCAACTGGGCATCCAGGCCGTCCCCTGCTTCATCTTCAACCGGCGCTATGCCCTTGCCGGCGCCCAGGAGCCGACCGCCTTCATGCCTCTGCTCGACCTCGCGGCGGAGGAGGTCGAGACGGTCGCCCAGCAGGTCACCCCGCAGGCATAGGGCGGGCGGCCGTCACGCGGCCAGCTTGGCGAGGTCCTGCATCAGCCGCTGTACGCCCTTGACCCGGGTCGCCGTGTCGTCCCACGTGCGGGTAAAGACCAGCTTGTGGTCGGGTC contains:
- a CDS encoding DsbA family oxidoreductase gives rise to the protein MIVEIYSDLICPWCYIGKHRLELALAERAKLPLERRWQPYELNPDMAPAGIDRVAYLAAKFGGIERARQVYGVIEETAAKDGIPIRLDRIRRTPNTLAAHRLVRLAGRSGLADVMTDLLFQAYFIESLDIGDRDVLLAKAAQAGLDPDLTRDYLGSNLDVAAIRATESVARQLGIQAVPCFIFNRRYALAGAQEPTAFMPLLDLAAEEVETVAQQVTPQA